One genomic window of Quercus robur chromosome 6, dhQueRobu3.1, whole genome shotgun sequence includes the following:
- the LOC126732560 gene encoding uncharacterized protein LOC126732560, translated as MLLLSPPSTSLPSPLRNSFSFKDGRARSHTPLKLVGMAKESSDSNNDIIEKVAVAGGLVSTPVIGWSLYTLKTTGCGLPPGPGGSIGALEGVSYLVVVGIVAWSLYTKSKTGSGLPNGPFGLLGAVEGLSYLTLLAILVVFGLQYFQQGYIPGPLPADQCFG; from the coding sequence ATGTTGCTATTATCACCACCATCAACTTCTCTGCCATCACCACTGCGTAACTCATTCAGCTTCAAAGATGGAAGAGCAAGATCGCACACTCCTCTCAAACTCGTGGGCATGGCAAAGGAGAGCAGCGATAGCAACAACGACATTATAGAGAAAGTAGCAGTAGCTGGTGGGTTGGTCTCAACCCCAGTAATTGGTTGGTCCCTCTACACGCTCAAAACAACAGGGTGTGGCCTCCCCCCAGGTCCAGGGGGCTCAATAGGTGCGCTAGAGGGCGTGAGCTATTTAGTCGTTGTGGGAATTGTAGCTTGGTCCTTGTACACCAAAAGCAAAACTGGTTCGGGTTTGCCTAATGGTCCTTTTGGGTTGTTAGGAGCTGTTGAAGGCCTATCATATCTAACATTACTTGCCATCCTCGTTGTGTTCGGGTTGCAGTATTTTCAACAAGGTTATATTCCAGGTCCTCTCCCAGCTGACCAGTGCTTTGGCtga
- the LOC126732558 gene encoding acidic leucine-rich nuclear phosphoprotein 32-related protein isoform X1: MRYRVSYLMDEIWERAVETALDGQTDHASARTLTLDGAVKCVQGRLPPPSLLERFQNLQHLSIANIGVSSLEQFPRLRNLQKLILSDNRIAGGLEFLVEAGLDSLRDLDLSNNRIQYIEDLAPLAQLKLVSLDLYECPVTRVKDYRSRVFGLIKSLKYLDKMDAEENERPESDDEEEDEEDEEDDPGSGEIDGEDRPFGMNNGHSEGADGVVDVDEDEESDADEEETETARRVNGSSHQANGFRVERVEGGEGGEDEDEGDDDEDNESGEEIDDDDDVVEVHEIDDSDDEEDGVEYEEEDDEDDEDDEEDEEEEVDNDEGDLAEPESTGRLTSTEGEIDGHEQGEDDEDDNGETGEEVQGVEGGGEFEEEEEGEEEEEDYGGGYLVQPVPQVEEHDAGGSDLEPVNEDAADAEEEEEVEDDEEVQVLPPSSSQLKRKRDEDVEEDDNGEDDDEDDDVVEYSKSSKKHH; encoded by the exons aTGAGATATAGGGTTTCGTATTTAATGGATGAGATCTGGGAGCGAGCCGTGGAGACAGCGCTAGACGGCCAAACTGACCACGCCTCGGCTCGAACCCTAACCCTAGACGGCGCCGTGAAGTGCGTCCAAGGTCGGTTACCTCCGCCGAGCCTTTTGGAGAGGTTCCAGAACCTTCAGCATCTCTCTATTGCTAACATCGGCGTTTCTTCGCTCGAGCAATTTCCTAGGCTCCGGAACCTTCAGAAGTTGATTCTCTCCGATAATCGGATCGCTGGAGGCCTCGAGTTTCTCGTCGAAGCCGGGCTCGACTCGCTTCGGGACCTTGACTTGTCCAACAATCGGATTCAGTACATCGAGGATCTCGCTCCGCTTGCTCAGCTTAAGCTCGTTTCGCTTGATCTGTATGAGTGTCCGGTTACGCGTGTGAAGGATTATCGATCTAGGGTTTTTGGattgatcaaatcgttgaagtATTTGGATAAGATGGATGCGGAGGAGAACGAGCGGCCTGAGAGTGATGATGAGGAGGAAGATGAGGAGGACGAGGAGGATGACCCTGGGAGCGGTGAAATCGATGGGGAGGATCGACCGTTTGGAATGAATAATGGGCACAGTGAAGGGGCTGATGGAGTGGTTGATGTGGATGAGGATGAAGAGAGCGATGCTGATGAGGAGGAGACGGAGACTGCTAGGAGAGTGAATGGCTCGAGTCATCAGGCGAACGGGTTTAGGGTTGAGCGTGTGGAGGGAGGGGAGGGTGGAGAGGACGAAGACGAGGGGGACGATGATGAAGACAATGAGTCAGGGGAGGAAAtcgatgatgacgatgatgtgGTCGAGGTGCACGAGATtgatgatagtgatgatgagGAAGATGGGGTTGAGTATGAGGAGGAGGACGATgaggatgatgaggatgatgaggaGGATGAGGAAGAGGAAGTGGATAATGATGAGGGGGACTTAGCAGAGCCCGAGAGTACGGGGCGGTTGACGAGCACGGAAGGTGAGATTGATGGGCACGAGCAGGGCGAGGATGATGAGGACGATAATGGTGAGACTGGGGAGGAGGTGCAGGGTGTTGAAGGAGGCGGGGAGtttgaagaggaagaagagggtGAGGAGGAG GAAGAAGACTATGGTGGAGGCTATTTAGTTCAACCAGTGCCGCAGGTTGAGGAACACGATGCTGGAGGTAGTGACCTGGAACCAGTAAATGAAGATGCTGCTGATgctgaggaggaagaagaagttgaagaCGATGAAGAAGTTCAGGTTCTGCCTCCCTCTTCTTCACAGCTTAAGAGGAAAAGAGATGAAGATGTAGAGgaggatgataatggtgaggatgatgatgaggacGATGATGTTGTTGAGTACAGCAAGTCATCGAAGAAGCATCATtag
- the LOC126732558 gene encoding acidic leucine-rich nuclear phosphoprotein 32-related protein isoform X2 gives MDEIWERAVETALDGQTDHASARTLTLDGAVKCVQGRLPPPSLLERFQNLQHLSIANIGVSSLEQFPRLRNLQKLILSDNRIAGGLEFLVEAGLDSLRDLDLSNNRIQYIEDLAPLAQLKLVSLDLYECPVTRVKDYRSRVFGLIKSLKYLDKMDAEENERPESDDEEEDEEDEEDDPGSGEIDGEDRPFGMNNGHSEGADGVVDVDEDEESDADEEETETARRVNGSSHQANGFRVERVEGGEGGEDEDEGDDDEDNESGEEIDDDDDVVEVHEIDDSDDEEDGVEYEEEDDEDDEDDEEDEEEEVDNDEGDLAEPESTGRLTSTEGEIDGHEQGEDDEDDNGETGEEVQGVEGGGEFEEEEEGEEEEEDYGGGYLVQPVPQVEEHDAGGSDLEPVNEDAADAEEEEEVEDDEEVQVLPPSSSQLKRKRDEDVEEDDNGEDDDEDDDVVEYSKSSKKHH, from the exons ATGGATGAGATCTGGGAGCGAGCCGTGGAGACAGCGCTAGACGGCCAAACTGACCACGCCTCGGCTCGAACCCTAACCCTAGACGGCGCCGTGAAGTGCGTCCAAGGTCGGTTACCTCCGCCGAGCCTTTTGGAGAGGTTCCAGAACCTTCAGCATCTCTCTATTGCTAACATCGGCGTTTCTTCGCTCGAGCAATTTCCTAGGCTCCGGAACCTTCAGAAGTTGATTCTCTCCGATAATCGGATCGCTGGAGGCCTCGAGTTTCTCGTCGAAGCCGGGCTCGACTCGCTTCGGGACCTTGACTTGTCCAACAATCGGATTCAGTACATCGAGGATCTCGCTCCGCTTGCTCAGCTTAAGCTCGTTTCGCTTGATCTGTATGAGTGTCCGGTTACGCGTGTGAAGGATTATCGATCTAGGGTTTTTGGattgatcaaatcgttgaagtATTTGGATAAGATGGATGCGGAGGAGAACGAGCGGCCTGAGAGTGATGATGAGGAGGAAGATGAGGAGGACGAGGAGGATGACCCTGGGAGCGGTGAAATCGATGGGGAGGATCGACCGTTTGGAATGAATAATGGGCACAGTGAAGGGGCTGATGGAGTGGTTGATGTGGATGAGGATGAAGAGAGCGATGCTGATGAGGAGGAGACGGAGACTGCTAGGAGAGTGAATGGCTCGAGTCATCAGGCGAACGGGTTTAGGGTTGAGCGTGTGGAGGGAGGGGAGGGTGGAGAGGACGAAGACGAGGGGGACGATGATGAAGACAATGAGTCAGGGGAGGAAAtcgatgatgacgatgatgtgGTCGAGGTGCACGAGATtgatgatagtgatgatgagGAAGATGGGGTTGAGTATGAGGAGGAGGACGATgaggatgatgaggatgatgaggaGGATGAGGAAGAGGAAGTGGATAATGATGAGGGGGACTTAGCAGAGCCCGAGAGTACGGGGCGGTTGACGAGCACGGAAGGTGAGATTGATGGGCACGAGCAGGGCGAGGATGATGAGGACGATAATGGTGAGACTGGGGAGGAGGTGCAGGGTGTTGAAGGAGGCGGGGAGtttgaagaggaagaagagggtGAGGAGGAG GAAGAAGACTATGGTGGAGGCTATTTAGTTCAACCAGTGCCGCAGGTTGAGGAACACGATGCTGGAGGTAGTGACCTGGAACCAGTAAATGAAGATGCTGCTGATgctgaggaggaagaagaagttgaagaCGATGAAGAAGTTCAGGTTCTGCCTCCCTCTTCTTCACAGCTTAAGAGGAAAAGAGATGAAGATGTAGAGgaggatgataatggtgaggatgatgatgaggacGATGATGTTGTTGAGTACAGCAAGTCATCGAAGAAGCATCATtag
- the LOC126732555 gene encoding plant-specific TFIIB-related protein 1 yields the protein MKCPYCPSAQGRCATTSSGRSITECASCGHVIEERQSQPHHFFHLRSQDNPLCLVTSDLPAQLENDENDPFEPTGFITAFSTWSIEPNPLFLRSSISFSGHLAELERTLESSSSSSSSSTVVVDNLRAYMQIIDVASILGLEYEISDHAFQLFRDCCSATCLRNRSVEALATAALVQAIREAQEPRTLQEISIAANVPQKEIGKYIKILGEALQLSQPINSNSISVHMPRFCTLLQLNKSAQELATHIGEVVINKCFCTRRNPISISAAAIYLACQLEDKRKTQAEICKVTGLTEVTLRKVYKELLENWDDLLPSNYTPAVPPERAFPTTVIASGRSSAPKGDLVEGNSSLEREKLQEIKVNKLDEVPDMGHQARAKEEAESRGNSQGPSNPVLNQPTAFWQAQATIGTSGPRGDNNQNITQGTDINELHSNSQELEQKLDKDANGATNSLKPNQLSSPPASSGGSVMHVWSPYMSQPPNIPVVKPPKVERDSNQNITRGTDINRLHSNHQELEHRVDKDASGTDSLKPNQLSSPPTSSASSVTQAWSSYMSLPLNIPVVKPPKVEGDNNQNITRGTDINRLHSNHQELEHRVDKGANGATNSLKPIQLSSPPASSASSVMQAWSSYMSEPLHIPPNVVRDNHQGTDINRLHSNHQMLEHKVVKGANGATNSLKPNQLSSSPTLNVSSIHHQYWSSYMPKPQSIPCQNITGGTDINELHSIRQELGHNILDEDANGATNSLKPNQLSSSAISSENSVMQVWSSYMSQPLNIPVVNVVRDNNRNITRGTNINQLHSNRQELEHKVDKGANGATNSLKPNQLSSPPTSSSSSVGQYWAPYMSRPLNVPVVQTPNVVSGYAEPKRSGSLNGSRSANQCGDK from the exons ATGAAGTGCCCATACTGCCCGTCGGCGCAGGGGCGGTGCGCCACCACGAGCTCAGGCCGGTCGATAACGGAGTGCGCCTCCTGCGGCCACGTCATCGAGGAGCGTCAATCCCAGCCTCACCACTTCTTCCACCTCCGCTCCCAAGACAACCCTCTCTGCCTCGTCACCTCCGACCTCCCCGCCCAACTCGAAAACGACGAGAACGACCCGTTCGAGCCCACCGGCTTCATCACCGCCTTCTCTACCTGGTCTATCGAGCCCAACCCCCTCTTCCTCCGCTCCTCCATCTCCTTCTCCGGCCACCTCGCCGAGCTCGAGCGAACTCTCGAATCTTCTTCTTCGTCCTCTTCGTCGTCGACCGTTGTGGTCGATAATCTCAGGGCGTACATGCAGATTATCGACGTGGCGTCGATTCTCGGGTTGGAGTACGAGATATCGGACCACGCGTTTCAGCTATTTAGGGATTGTTGCTCCGCTACTTGTTTGAGGAATCGGAGCGTGGAGGCACTCGCCACTGCTGCGCTTGTCCAAGCCATTAGGGAGGCCCAAGAGCCCAGAACTCTTCag GAAATTTCAATTGCAGCCAATGTACCTCAGAAGGAGATTGGGAAGTACATCAAGATACTTGGTGAAGCGCTACAACTAAGTCAGCCCATTAACAGCAATTCCATATCAGTCCACATGCCACGGTTTTGCACACTTCTCCAACTCAACAAATCTGCTCAG GAGCTTGCAACTCACATTGGAGAAGTTGTTATTAATAAGTGCTTCTGCACTCGGAGGAACCCCATAAGCATATCTGCTGCCGCTATTTATTTGGCCTGCCAACTAGAAGACAAACGCAAAACCCAGGCAGAGATTTGTAAGGTGACAGGCCTCACTGAGGTCACCCTCCGTAAGGTCTACAAGGAGTTGTTAGAGAATTGGGATGACTTACTCCCATCTAATTATACTCCAGCTGTTCCTCCAGAGAGAGCATTTCCCACAACTGTGATTGCTTCAGGCCGTTCTTCAGCACCTAAAGGTGATTTAGTTGAAGGGAATTCTTCATTGGAGAGAGAAAAGCTGCAGGAAATTAAAGTTAATAAACTAGACGAGGTTCCAGACATGGGTCATCAGGCCAGAGCAAAAGAGGAAGCTGAAAGTAGAGGTAACTCTCAAGGGCCCTCTAACCCAGTGTTGAACCAACCAACTGCATTTTGGCAAGCTCAGGCTACAATTGGAACTTCTGGTCCTAGGGGAGACAACAATCAGAATATCACCCAAGGAACAGACATCAATGAACTGCACTCTAACAGTCAAGAGTTAGAGCAAAAACTAGATAAGGATGCAAATGGTGCTACTAATTCCCTAAAGCCTAACCAGCTTTCAAGTCCCCCAGCTTCAAGTGGGGGTTCAGTCATGCATGTTTGGTCTCCTTATATGTCTCAGCCTCCCAATATTCCAGTTGTTAAGCCACCAAAGGTAGAGCGAGACTCCAATCAGAATATCACTCGAGGAACAGACATCAATCGACTGCACTCTAACCATCAAGAGTTAGAGCACAGGGTAGATAAGGATGCAAGTGGTACTGATTCCCTAAAGCCAAACCAGCTTTCAAGTCCCCCAACTTCAAGTGCAAGTTCTGTCACGCAGGCTTGGTCCTCATATATGTCTCTGCCTCTAAATATTCCAGTTGTTAAGCCACCAAAGGTAGAGGGAGACAACAATCAGAATATCACTCGAGGAACAGACATCAATCGACTGCACTCTAACCATCAAGAGTTAGAGCACAGGGTGGATAAGGGCGCAAATGGTGCTACTAATTCCCTGAAGCCAATCCAGCTTTCAAGTCCCCCAGCTTCAAGTGCGAGTTCAGTCATGCAGGCTTGGTCCTCATATATGTCCGAGCCCCTACATATTCCACCAAATGTAGTGCGAGACAACCATCAAGGAACAGACATCAATCGACTGCACTCTAACCATCAAATGTTAGAGCACAAGGTTGTTAAGGGTGCAAATGGTGCTACTAATTCCCTAAAGCCAAACCAGCTTTCAAGTTCCCCAACATTAAATGTGAGTTCAATCCATCATCAGTATTGGTCCTCATATATGCCCAAGCCTCAAAGCATTCCTTGTCAGAATATCACCGGAGGAACAGACATCAATGAACTGCACTCTATTCGTCAAGAGTTAGGGCACAACATATTAGATGAGGATGCAAATGGTGCTACTAATTCCTTAAAGCCAAACCAGCTTTCAAGTTCCGCAATTTCAAGTGAGAATTCAGTCATGCAGGTTTGGTCCTCATATATGTCTCAGCCTCTAAATATTCCAGTTGTTAATGTAGTACGAGACAACAATCGGAACATCACTCGAGGAACAAACATCAATCAACTGCACTCTAACCGTCAAGAGCTAGAGCACAAGGTAGATAAGGGAGCAAATGGTGCTACTAATTCCCTAAAGCCAAACCAGCTTTCAAGTCCCCCAACTTCAAGTTCAAGTTCAGTCGGGCAGTATTGGGCCCCGTATATGTCTAGGCCCCTAAATGTTCCAGTTGTTCAGACACCAAATGTAGTGTCAGGTTATGCTGAACCCAAAAGATCAGGGAGTCTAAATGGAAGCAGAAGTGCCAATCAGTGTGGGGATAAATAG
- the LOC126732559 gene encoding uncharacterized protein LOC126732559, whose translation MKDEDGLIPTTTAKKETSDSSFFGKGRYKFWALAAILLLAFWSMFTGTVTLRWSAGNLNRFTEDLDNYIHDDLDVLEMEEREKVVKHMWDVYTNSRRIRLPRFWEEAFEAAYEDLTSDVVGVREGAITEIAKMSVRSIDLDPTPVQSTTARELHKSLKRAEKGREVVTLKGGHR comes from the exons ATGAAGGATGAAGATGGGCTTATTCCAACAACGACAGCGAAGAAAGAAACCTCGGATTCGAGTTTCTTCGGTAAAGGTCGGTACAAGTTCTGGGCATTGGCGGCGATTTTGTTGCTCGCATTTTGGTCCATGTTTACGGGAACCGTTACTCTTCGTTGGTCCGCTGGAAATCTCAACCGGTTCACTGAAGACCTCGATAATTACATCCACGACGATCTCGATGTCCTC gaaatggaggagagagagaaggtggTGAAGCACATGTGGGATGTGTACACGAATAGCCGTCGGATCAGATTACCGAGGTTTTGGGAGGAAGCGTTTGAGGCTGCCTATGAGGATTTGACCAGTGATGTCGTTGGTGTTAGAGAAGGTGCTATTACTGAGATCGCTAAGATGTCTGTGCGCTCCATTGATCTTGATCCCACTCCCGTCCAATCAACG ACTGCACGAGAATTGCATAAGAGTCTGAAGCGGGCAGAGAAAGGCAGGGAAGTAGTGACCTTGAAAGGTGGTCATCGATGA
- the LOC126689808 gene encoding uncharacterized protein LOC126689808, whose protein sequence is MRRLCPNIDREDGLETVLEVPIPEEMFTSMGSSVTIRWENMQTWMKAQTNNKWSSTPIIAGRFNELRFLLYLVGSPLIPLQVQLGHSIHRPVKDCSIEASTAKYIVQQYTAATGGQPALNSVQSMCVTGHVRIRASDFQQGGGEDECVELKTSREEVGGFVLWQKNPDLWCLELLVPGCKVICGSNGKVSWRHSSNQQTPISNGPPRPLRRFLQGLDPRATANLFMDAMCIGEKIINDEDCFILKIDTGAAIREAQSSPNYEIIHHTIWGYFSQRSGLLIQFEDSRLLRMKTQSEEDVFWETSTESVMEDYRYVDGVNIAHSGKTHITIYRYGEQSANHKRELEEKWKIDEVDFNIWGLTMESFLPPAELGKN, encoded by the exons ATGAGGAGACTTTGTCCGAATATTGATAGAGAAGATGGCCTTGAGACAGTTCTTGAGGTCCCTATACCAGAAGAAATGTTCACAAGCATGGGGAGTAGTGTAACAATACGATGGGAAAACATGCAAACATGGATGAAAGctcaaacaaacaacaaatggTCATCAACTCCAATCATTGCTGGTCGCTTTAACGAGCTACGTTTCCTGCTTTACCTGGTTGGATCCCCACTTATTCCCCTTCAGGTCCAATTAGGTCACTCTATCCACCGTCCTGTCAAAGATTGCTCCATT GAAGCTTCAACAGCGAAATATATAGTGCAACAGTACACAGCAGCAACGGGAGGGCAACCGGCATTAAACTCAGTGCAAAGCATGTGTGTGACCGGGCATGTGAGGATTAGAGCCTCGGATTTTCAACAAGGAGGAGGGGAGGACGAGTGTGTAGAGTTGAAAACGAGTAGAGAAGAGGTTGGTGGATTTGTGCTTTGGCAAAAGAATCCTGACTTGTGGTGCTTAGAGCTTCTTGTACCCGGGTGCAAGGTCATCTGTGGCAGCAATGGTAAGGTTTCATGGCGGCATTCCTCTAATCAACAGACACCCATTTCAAATGGTCCTCCCAGACCCTTGCGCCGTTTCCtacag GGTTTAGACCCAAGAGCCACAGCCAACTTATTTATGGATGCAATGTGCATTGgagaaaaaatcataaatgacgAAGACTGCTTCATACTAAAGATAGATACAGGGGCAGCAATTCGCGAGGCTCAAAGCAGTCCAAACTATGAGATCATCCACCACACAATATGGGGATACTTCAGCCAACGTTCAGGCCTTTTGATTCAATTTGAAGACTCGAGGCTGCTTAGGATGAAAACTCAATCTGAAGAGGACGTGTTCTGGGAAACCAGCACTGAATCAGTCATGGAGGATTATAGGTACGTTGATGGTGTAAACATTGCACACAGTGGCAAGACTCACATCACGATTTATAGATATGGAGAGCAATCTGCTAACCACAAGAGGGAGTTGGAAGAGAAATGGAAAATTGATGAGGTTGATTTCAACATATGGGGCTTAACAATGGAAAGCTTTCTGCCTCCAGCTGAACTAGGAAAAAATTAa
- the LOC126732557 gene encoding probable polyol transporter 6 — MTIAMAEGKAQDVKTYNSYSLSCTIVISLITVIFGYDTGVMSGAMIFIEDDLKISDFQVSVLAGILNICALFGSLIAGKLSDYIGRRYTIVVACLIFLIGSVLMGWGPNYAVLLSGRCAAGIGVGFALMIAPVYTAEISPAESRGALTSLPDVAISFGILIGYVSNYFFGKLTLKLGWRLMLGVAAIPSLALAIGILKMPESPRWLAFQGRLAESKKMLMKVSLSEKEAERRFRDIKIAAGIDENCTDDVVKISKTSKNEQVWKELFLKPTPAVRRILFTAIGLHFFDHATGIEAILLFGPRIFKKAGVHEKSKLLLATVGTGITKTVFIFIATFYIDKRGRRPLLMISAVGMFVALAVVATSLTIAENHDEPLWALVVSLIAVYTFVAFFSMGMGPIAWIYLSEMFPMRVRGLGVGIGVAVNRLMNATVSLTFISLTKALTIGGAFFLYCGFGFLSLLFIYFCLPETKGKTLEEIESLFSKKKKNVDAEAMQPNPNK; from the coding sequence ATACTGGTGTTATGAGTGGTGCCATGATATTCATCGAAGATGATCTAAAAATCAGTGACTtccaagtatcagtcctggctGGAATCCTCAACATATGTGCTTTGTTTGGCTCTCTTATTGCTGGGAAACTTTCAGATTATATTGGTCGTCGTTATACGATTGTAGTGGCGTGCCTTATTTTCTTGATTGGCTCTGTTCTAATGGGTTGGGGCCCAAACTATGCTGTACTTCTTTCCGGAAGGTGCGCTGCTGGCATTGGCGTGGGCTTCGCTCTTATGATTGCACCAGTTTACACTGCGGAGATCTCTCCTGCTGAATCTCGAGGCGCTCTCACCTCTCTACCAGACGTTGCCATAAGCTTTGGCATCTTAATTGGCTATGTTTCAAACTACTTTTTTGGCAAATTGACTTTGAAGCTTGGGTGGAGGCTGATGCTTGGAGTTGCAGCGATCCCTTCGCTTGCCTTAGCTATAGGCATCCTAAAAATGCCAGAGTCACCAAGGTGGCTTGCATTTCAAGGCCGTCTAGCCGAATCCAAGAAAATGTTGATGAAAGTTTCCCTAAGCGAAAAAGAAGCCGAAAGAAGGTTCCGGGACATCAAAATTGCAGCTGGGATCGATGAAAATTGCACTGACGATgttgttaaaatttcaaaaactagtaaaaacGAACAGGTTTGGAAAGAGCTGTTTTTGAAGCCTACCCCTGCTGTACGAAGAATTTTATTCACAGCAATTGGACTCCATTTCTTTGACCATGCAACAGGTATTGAGGCAATCTTGTTATTTGGTCCAAGAATTTTCAAGAAAGCAGGAGTACATGAGAAGAGCAAGCTGTTGCTTGCCACTGTTGGGACTGGGATTACAAAGACCGTGTTTATATTTATAGCTACCTTTTATATTGACAAACGTGGAAGGAGGCCACTCTTGATGATAAGCGCAGTGGGTATGTTTGTAGCCCTAGCAGTAGTAGCAACTTCACTCACCATAGCTGAAAACCATGACGAACCGCTGTGGGCACTAGTCGTTAGTCTTATTGCAGTCTATACATTTGTGGCTTTCTTTTCAATGGGGATGGGTCCTATTGCATGGATCTATCTCTCAGAGATGTTCCCCATGAGGGTCAGAGGACTTGGTGTTGGAATTGGGGTTGCTGTGAATAGACTTATGAATGCTACAGTTTCTTTGACTTTCATTTCACTCACCAAAGCACTCACGATTGGCGGGGCCTTCTTTCTATATTGTGGTTTTGGTTTCTTATCTTTGCTGTTCATCTATTTCTGCCTGCCCGAGACCAAGGGAAAGACTTTGGAAGAGATTGAGTCTCTCTTtagcaagaagaagaaaaatgttgaTGCAGAAGCTATGCAGCCCAACCCAAACAAATAG